A single window of Paenibacillus sp. FSL H8-0537 DNA harbors:
- a CDS encoding chemotaxis protein CheW has product MQGVEQMQYVQFGVGEESYGIRIAEVHEIIRMQEITEIPNCQFYVKGVINLRGKIIPVISLRALFSLDEDVYSKATRIVVVHHQEESIGIIVDRVHKVTTFHDIQPPPERVGGINGAYFTGIGLTESELVGILKIDEVLLRD; this is encoded by the coding sequence ATGCAGGGGGTAGAGCAAATGCAGTATGTGCAGTTTGGCGTAGGGGAAGAAAGCTATGGCATACGTATAGCTGAAGTACATGAAATTATACGTATGCAGGAAATTACCGAAATACCGAATTGCCAGTTTTATGTGAAGGGCGTCATTAATTTACGCGGCAAAATTATTCCGGTTATTAGCCTGCGAGCGTTATTTTCGCTGGATGAGGATGTGTATTCAAAAGCAACGCGGATCGTCGTTGTTCATCATCAGGAGGAGTCGATCGGCATTATTGTGGATCGAGTGCACAAGGTAACGACGTTTCACGATATTCAGCCTCCACCGGAGCGGGTAGGCGGCATCAACGGCGCCTATTTTACAGGAATCGGTCTTACAGAGTCAGAATTGGTCGGCATATTAAAGATCGATGAGGTGCTGCTGCGCGATTAA